ccaaaaaggaaaaaaaaccgtGTTTAGGATCGCAAACGCGCATTCTCGTCCTAGGCATTCAGAACCAAGGAAAGTCTTGTGGTGCCTTAAGGATCACCAGGATTCGGGCGTATGAGCTGCCACCCACTTCCACGGGATGGCGGTCCACAGACACATACAGCGGCTGCAATCCAGCCGTGAGAAACGGCGAGAGCGGGCCGTGGACTCGGTGGGGATGTCATGACTCAACTCCGGCGTAAGTTCCAccgattcaatgggtctactctggttgtgaGTTACTAACGGGTTCCAGCCAAGGGACTGAGAACTGTTTTTGCGGCGACCGGCTTACTACGGCGACCCCAACCCCTCGGAAAACCCAAACCCACGCTCACGCTGGCCACGTTGCTGCATAAAACTCGGCAGAAGGATTCTCCTGGGTCGGAGGAGTCCTTTCCGCTCACCAGGAGCCTTACCACCTGGAGCTTTACTCCGTCTGTGGCATCCAGCCTACGCCTACCTGTGTGTTGGTGCGCACCCAGGGAAGACAGCCCCTTGAAAAGCCGCCCTTGCCCCggtccccgtcccccccccccaccggccatCCTGCCGAAACCTCCCCATCCACCACCCCCCGACCTGCGTTACCGACCTGTtcttggcggcggcggcgcgatCCCTCTGGCGCCGGTTTTTGAACCAGTTGCCTACTTGCGTGGGGGTGAGTCCGGTGGCCTGGGCCAGCTCGCGCTTTTTGCTGGGGTTGGGGTAAGGGTCCTGGAGGTACCACTCGCGGAGCAGGTGCCGCGTGCGCTCCTTGAAGCAGTGCGTCTTCTGCTCGCCGTCCCAGATGGTGCGCGGCAGCGGGAACTTCTTGCGCACGCGGTACTTGTCGACGGGGCCCAGCGGCCGGCCGCGCAGCTTCTCGGCCTCCTGGTAGTGCGCCTCGAGCCAGAGGGCCTGGAGCTTGGCGTGCGACTCCTTGGGGAACTTGTGGCTCTCCAGGATGTGGTAGAGCTCGCGGTAGTTGCCGCCGTGGAAGGCCACGATGGCCCGGGCGCGCAGCACCGACTCGTTGCGGTTGAGCGCCTCGCAGGCCGCCGGCGCCACCGGCAGCGACCACAGGAAGCGGCCCAGGCGCTCCACGTCGCCGCTCTCCTCCAGGGTCTCGCACACCCCGGCCACCTGCTGCGGGCTGAAGTTGAGGATGGGCAGCTGGAACATGGGGGCGGCCGAGCGGGGCCACGgccggcggaggaggaggcggcggcggcggcggcg
The Pogona vitticeps strain Pit_001003342236 chromosome 1, PviZW2.1, whole genome shotgun sequence genome window above contains:
- the SIX6 gene encoding homeobox protein SIX6, which produces MFQLPILNFSPQQVAGVCETLEESGDVERLGRFLWSLPVAPAACEALNRNESVLRARAIVAFHGGNYRELYHILESHKFPKESHAKLQALWLEAHYQEAEKLRGRPLGPVDKYRVRKKFPLPRTIWDGEQKTHCFKERTRHLLREWYLQDPYPNPSKKRELAQATGLTPTQVGNWFKNRRQRDRAAAAKNRLQQQVLASQGAGRTLPSEEESAGEPLLGPAASPAASLSSKAAASSAISITSSDSECDL